Proteins encoded by one window of uncultured Methanobrevibacter sp.:
- a CDS encoding 4Fe-4S binding protein translates to MNVSFIKQIKNLEREVLLKSVELDDDGDDFQFELDNFSTNQEIFAVSPRCVRCNTCVGECPVNAIEPANIFRMAKITDKCVKCEICVQTCPVSAIKLIDNTISYDHEDEREVIEYNLANVSCSHRVIRMNSISIDYTVDDNNWDDCANLCPTNAFTLEFREFFEEKGIDLGINLIDDELYPHIKEKMCIGCGACREISLNDFAIELDRYIGPIRHTRLIDINHEACVNCFLCEENCPTGAIELVDGEVVLDNDKCIRCIECTNHCPVGALKRVEIE, encoded by the coding sequence ATGAATGTGTCTTTTATTAAACAGATAAAAAACTTGGAACGTGAAGTTCTTTTAAAATCTGTTGAATTGGATGATGACGGTGATGATTTCCAGTTTGAACTGGATAACTTTAGTACAAACCAGGAAATATTTGCTGTTTCACCGAGATGTGTAAGGTGTAATACCTGTGTTGGAGAATGTCCAGTTAATGCAATCGAGCCAGCTAATATTTTTAGGATGGCTAAGATTACTGATAAGTGTGTTAAATGTGAAATTTGTGTTCAAACTTGTCCGGTTTCAGCCATTAAATTAATTGATAATACTATAAGTTATGATCATGAAGATGAACGCGAAGTTATAGAATATAACCTGGCAAATGTTAGTTGTTCCCATAGGGTAATTCGTATGAACAGCATTTCAATTGATTATACTGTAGATGATAACAATTGGGATGACTGTGCAAATCTATGTCCAACCAATGCATTCACCCTTGAATTCAGGGAGTTCTTTGAAGAAAAAGGCATTGATTTGGGAATAAATTTGATTGATGACGAATTATATCCTCACATCAAGGAAAAAATGTGTATTGGATGTGGGGCATGTAGGGAAATATCTCTAAATGACTTTGCAATTGAATTGGATAGGTATATTGGACCAATTCGTCACACACGTTTGATTGACATTAATCATGAGGCATGTGTAAATTGTTTTTTATGTGAAGAAAATTGTCCGACAGGAGCAATTGAGTTGGTTGATGGTGAAGTAGTTCTTGACAATGACAAATGCATCAGATGTATTGAATGTACAAATCATTGTCCTGTAGGAGCACTAAAAAGAGTTGAAATTGAATAA
- a CDS encoding carbohydrate kinase family protein has protein sequence MEIFDSDLNAEVIGFGALNVDKLYSVENIVSKDEESFIKDETDTPGGSAANTIVGLSRLGCSTSIIGKIAEDEDGDLIEYHLAINGVYSNNLIYSETGSTGKCLGFVDSNGERCLYIDPGVNDEIKIDEINPLNIMRCKIMHYTSFVGDSFKTQIELLEKLSDECLLSFDPGMLYVQKGFDELKPILERTNILLINESELRLLCNNDKSSVKELAVGFLDLGIETVVVKQGSDGVFAISNNEECEVEAFECEVVDTTGAGDSFNSGFLYSFLKGYDLEKSCKIGNWVASKSIEGFGMEKFPNLKDLEDFFNK, from the coding sequence ATGGAAATATTTGATAGTGATTTAAATGCTGAAGTAATTGGATTCGGAGCATTGAATGTTGACAAGCTCTATTCAGTTGAAAATATAGTTTCCAAAGATGAGGAAAGTTTTATCAAAGATGAGACCGATACTCCTGGAGGATCTGCAGCTAATACAATTGTTGGATTGTCCAGACTTGGATGTTCCACTTCAATCATTGGAAAAATTGCAGAGGATGAAGATGGGGATTTAATTGAATACCATTTGGCAATAAATGGCGTTTACTCTAATAATTTGATTTATTCAGAAACCGGCTCTACCGGAAAATGTTTGGGATTTGTAGATTCAAACGGTGAGAGATGCTTATATATTGATCCGGGGGTCAACGATGAAATCAAAATTGATGAGATCAATCCATTAAACATTATGAGATGTAAGATAATGCATTACACATCATTTGTTGGCGATTCATTCAAGACTCAAATCGAATTGTTGGAAAAACTTAGTGATGAATGTTTATTGAGCTTTGATCCTGGTATGCTATATGTCCAAAAGGGTTTTGACGAGCTAAAACCTATACTTGAAAGGACTAATATATTGTTGATAAATGAGTCAGAATTAAGATTATTATGTAATAATGACAAATCCTCAGTAAAGGAATTGGCTGTTGGATTTTTGGATTTGGGAATTGAAACTGTTGTTGTAAAACAGGGTTCTGATGGTGTATTTGCCATTTCAAATAATGAAGAATGTGAAGTTGAAGCATTCGAATGTGAAGTTGTGGACACTACCGGTGCAGGGGACAGTTTCAATAGCGGATTTTTATATTCCTTTTTAAAAGGTTATGATCTTGAAAAATCCTGTAAAATCGGAAATTGGGTGGCCAGCAAATCTATTGAAGGATTTGGTATGGAGAAATTTCCTAATCTAAAAGATTTGGAGGATTTTTTTAATAAATAA